From a region of the Butyrivibrio sp. AE3004 genome:
- a CDS encoding PcfB family protein encodes MNEEVSQKTVRFAINTGKVSGRILLNCLKAYLRHRKNKKFTAGKGKQTVKQLIKQGQGASSMEVSGESIRTFKRIANKYGVDFAIVKDKTADPPRFTCFFKAKDMDAITAVVKEYSAKVVKLQGKPSLLKELKKIKDEIAKAPRKVKEKFKEYVR; translated from the coding sequence ATGAATGAAGAAGTATCTCAGAAGACTGTCCGGTTTGCAATAAATACCGGAAAAGTCTCGGGGCGTATTCTCTTGAATTGTTTAAAGGCATATCTGCGGCACAGGAAGAATAAAAAGTTCACTGCCGGCAAAGGAAAGCAGACTGTCAAACAGCTTATAAAGCAAGGTCAGGGTGCTTCCAGCATGGAAGTAAGCGGAGAGAGCATCAGGACTTTCAAGAGAATTGCGAACAAGTATGGTGTTGATTTTGCCATTGTAAAGGACAAGACAGCAGATCCTCCACGCTTTACATGCTTTTTCAAGGCTAAGGACATGGATGCTATAACCGCAGTGGTAAAGGAGTACTCTGCGAAAGTAGTCAAACTGCAGGGTAAGCCCAGTCTTCTCAAGGAACTTAAGAAGATTAAGGATGAGATTGCAAAGGCTCCACGCAAAGTAAAAGAGAAGTTTAAGGAGTACGTCAGATGA
- a CDS encoding VirD4-like conjugal transfer protein, CD1115 family, with protein sequence MNRKTKKLIILNIPYVLVGLFCTNLGEAWRIALGHNMSEKLQGLVIYGGFSKAFANILPSFNPFDLTVGIVCGLALRLAVYLKGKNAKSFRHGKEYGSARWGKQEDIEPFEDPVFENNIILSKTERLMMNSRPKNWIHARNKNVLLIGGSGSGKTRNWIKPNLLQLHSSYVLTDPKGQVLGEVGNVFLKAGYEIKVFNTINFKKSQHYNPFSYIHSEKDILKLVTTLMANTKGEGTPGDPFWEKAEKLLYTALIGLIYYEAPEEEKNFNTLVEFINSMEIREDDESFKNAVDILFERLEKKDPDHFAVRQYSKYKLAAGKTAKSILVSCGARLAPFDIAELREIMSYDELELDKTGDRKTILFLIMSDTDSTFNFIISMIYTQLFNTLCEKADDVYKGRLPVHVRCLIDECANIGQIPNLEKLMATIRSREISAALVLQAKSQLKAIYKDNSETIIGNCDSQIFLGGSEQTTLKDLNTSLGKETIDMYNTGESRGTSQSYNLNYQKLGHDLMSIDELAVMDGGKCIVQVRGVRPFLSDKYDLTEHPMYKYTADADKKNWFDVEKFLDHELKLKPDDEYEVIEETVEE encoded by the coding sequence ATGAATAGAAAAACAAAGAAACTGATAATCCTTAATATTCCCTACGTGCTGGTGGGGCTTTTTTGTACAAATCTTGGTGAGGCCTGGAGAATAGCCTTGGGACACAACATGTCAGAAAAACTCCAGGGGCTTGTGATATATGGCGGTTTTTCAAAAGCTTTTGCGAATATCCTGCCAAGCTTCAATCCATTTGACCTTACTGTAGGTATTGTCTGCGGACTGGCGCTGAGGCTAGCGGTCTACCTTAAGGGGAAGAATGCAAAATCCTTTCGGCATGGAAAGGAATACGGCTCAGCGAGATGGGGAAAACAGGAGGACATAGAGCCTTTTGAAGATCCGGTATTTGAGAACAACATCATCCTGTCAAAAACAGAGAGGCTAATGATGAACTCAAGACCAAAGAACTGGATCCATGCAAGGAATAAGAATGTACTTCTTATCGGTGGTTCCGGTTCAGGTAAGACCAGAAACTGGATAAAACCTAACCTCTTACAGCTTCACAGCAGCTACGTACTTACAGATCCTAAGGGACAGGTCCTGGGTGAAGTTGGTAACGTGTTCTTAAAGGCAGGCTATGAGATAAAGGTTTTCAATACCATAAACTTTAAGAAGAGCCAGCATTATAATCCATTTTCCTACATTCATTCGGAGAAGGATATCCTGAAGCTGGTGACTACGCTGATGGCTAACACCAAGGGGGAGGGTACTCCTGGAGATCCTTTCTGGGAGAAGGCTGAAAAGCTGCTTTATACGGCTCTTATCGGCCTGATATATTATGAGGCTCCTGAGGAGGAAAAGAACTTCAACACACTTGTGGAGTTCATCAATTCAATGGAGATCAGGGAGGATGACGAGTCTTTTAAAAATGCGGTTGATATTCTTTTTGAGAGACTTGAGAAAAAGGATCCTGATCACTTTGCGGTAAGGCAGTATTCCAAGTATAAATTAGCTGCCGGAAAGACAGCTAAGAGTATCCTGGTAAGCTGCGGAGCAAGACTTGCGCCCTTTGATATTGCCGAGCTTCGAGAGATCATGAGTTATGATGAGCTGGAGCTTGATAAGACCGGTGACAGGAAGACGATATTGTTCCTCATAATGTCAGATACAGACAGCACTTTTAATTTCATTATCAGTATGATCTACACGCAGCTTTTTAATACTCTGTGTGAAAAAGCTGATGATGTCTATAAGGGAAGGCTTCCTGTTCATGTAAGGTGTCTTATCGATGAGTGCGCGAATATCGGACAGATCCCGAACCTGGAGAAGCTCATGGCAACTATTCGAAGCCGTGAGATTTCTGCGGCGCTTGTGCTTCAGGCAAAGTCGCAGCTTAAGGCTATCTACAAGGATAACTCCGAGACCATCATAGGCAACTGTGATAGTCAGATTTTCCTTGGTGGCTCTGAACAGACAACACTCAAAGACCTTAATACCAGTCTGGGAAAAGAGACCATCGACATGTATAACACAGGTGAGTCCAGGGGAACATCGCAGAGTTATAACCTTAACTATCAGAAGCTCGGACATGATCTTATGAGCATTGATGAGCTTGCAGTAATGGATGGCGGCAAATGCATCGTACAGGTGCGTGGCGTAAGACCATTTTTGTCGGATAAATATGATCTGACAGAGCATCCAATGTATAAATATACTGCGGATGCTGATAAGAAGAACTGGTTCGATGTCGAGAAATTCCTCGATCATGAACTAAAACTAAAACCCGATGACGAGTATGAAGTTATTGAGGAAACAGTAGAAGAGTAA
- a CDS encoding PrgI family protein, giving the protein MAASYISVPRDLTKVKSKIILNLTKRQLGCFLVAAFIGVPSFFLIKSMAPVNVAIMCMMIIMMPIFFFALYEKNGRPLEVYLGHFIEAVFVRPRKRPYKTDNYYSALERTARAEREVDRIVRSSVEKK; this is encoded by the coding sequence ATGGCAGCTTCATATATATCAGTTCCAAGAGATCTTACAAAGGTCAAAAGCAAAATAATCTTAAATCTGACAAAAAGACAGTTAGGATGTTTTTTGGTGGCGGCGTTCATAGGAGTTCCGTCATTTTTTCTTATAAAGAGCATGGCTCCGGTAAATGTGGCTATCATGTGCATGATGATCATAATGATGCCAATATTCTTCTTTGCACTTTACGAGAAAAATGGAAGACCTTTGGAAGTATATCTTGGGCATTTCATAGAGGCCGTGTTTGTGCGGCCAAGAAAACGACCGTATAAAACGGATAATTATTATTCGGCTCTGGAGCGGACAGCCAGGGCAGAAAGGGAGGTGGACAGAATTGTTCGTAGTTCCGTGGAGAAAAAATAA
- a CDS encoding DUF5688 family protein, protein MDNVNTTDMENYAKKMDEKYADKAADKAGYQEFKDNFKDLVEKNFEDKGIHDVEVENRLVDKVNETYDAFTIKHTGSDVGVNISVTEAYAAYAKDETDMKTIAGAMVDRTVQALQNAPTISNGINDIQNYDVMKNKLVMEVVSAETNAELLETVPHKDIEDMAVIYRFDVKDIVGEGASVVVTNKMLDNYGVTPEQLHTDAVKNAPEIRPIVIQGMAEVLAKQMGVEDLEMLGLNIPPEQEQIFVASVPDNVHGAGVLAYEDFMDKAAERAGGDFYILPSSIHELLIVPDNGMMDLKSLENMVREVNATTVDPSEKLTDNVYHYDSKDKIFELGEKHLLREAVKEREAEMGQKSGEKKSLIGELKAAKEEASKRPEKDVIDKGVKSKGDVAI, encoded by the coding sequence ATGGATAACGTTAATACAACAGATATGGAAAACTACGCTAAAAAAATGGATGAGAAATATGCAGATAAGGCTGCTGACAAGGCAGGCTATCAGGAGTTCAAGGACAACTTCAAGGATCTTGTTGAAAAAAACTTTGAGGATAAGGGCATTCATGATGTTGAGGTTGAGAACCGCCTCGTTGATAAGGTCAATGAGACATATGATGCTTTCACAATAAAGCATACCGGTTCAGATGTTGGTGTAAACATCAGTGTTACTGAGGCTTATGCAGCATATGCCAAGGATGAAACTGATATGAAAACAATCGCAGGCGCTATGGTGGACAGGACTGTTCAGGCTCTTCAGAATGCGCCTACAATCAGCAATGGAATAAATGACATTCAGAACTATGATGTCATGAAGAACAAGCTGGTTATGGAGGTTGTTTCAGCTGAGACAAATGCAGAGCTCCTTGAGACTGTGCCTCATAAGGACATTGAGGACATGGCAGTTATCTACCGCTTCGATGTAAAAGATATTGTGGGAGAGGGTGCCAGCGTCGTGGTGACAAACAAGATGCTTGATAACTACGGCGTCACTCCTGAGCAGCTTCATACAGATGCTGTGAAAAATGCGCCTGAGATCAGACCTATCGTCATCCAGGGCATGGCAGAGGTGCTTGCAAAGCAGATGGGTGTTGAGGATCTGGAGATGCTTGGCCTTAATATTCCACCGGAGCAGGAGCAGATTTTTGTGGCTTCGGTTCCTGATAATGTTCATGGTGCAGGGGTCCTTGCCTATGAGGATTTCATGGATAAGGCTGCAGAAAGAGCTGGTGGCGATTTTTATATTCTCCCCAGCAGTATTCATGAGCTTCTTATCGTTCCTGACAATGGAATGATGGATCTTAAATCTCTCGAGAATATGGTAAGGGAAGTAAATGCAACAACCGTTGATCCTTCGGAGAAGCTCACTGACAATGTTTACCACTACGACTCAAAGGACAAGATCTTTGAGCTTGGTGAAAAGCATCTTCTTCGTGAAGCAGTAAAGGAAAGAGAAGCGGAGATGGGACAGAAGTCCGGAGAAAAGAAATCTCTTATCGGGGAGCTCAAGGCTGCAAAGGAAGAGGCTTCAAAGCGCCCTGAAAAGGATGTGATTGATAAGGGCGTAAAGTCCAAAGGTGATGTAGCGATATGA
- a CDS encoding VirB6/TrbL-like conjugal transfer protein, CD1112 family — protein MFDTLFQEIEQHLKDMIIPYLMSVLQTMFDCVNDQVGTIASDVGTTPSAFNPTVFGMIRNISETVIMPIAGIILTFVACYELIQLIISYNNLANFETWFIFKWVFKTAIAVEIISHTFDFTMAVFDVAQHIILNAGGVIAATTAVDASALASMQATIEAMDIWSIFALFFQVSIIMIVTQILSKLIFVIIYVRMIEIYMYVSLAPIPLATFANKEQSSVCINYGKSLFALGLQGFLIMICVGIYAALIQTLAFSSDIVGSLWGVVGYTLLLAFSLFKTNTVAKAILQCT, from the coding sequence ATGTTTGACACATTATTTCAAGAGATAGAACAGCATCTCAAAGATATGATAATTCCCTACCTTATGAGTGTACTGCAGACCATGTTTGACTGTGTAAATGACCAGGTTGGAACGATTGCATCAGATGTGGGTACAACGCCTTCAGCTTTTAATCCGACAGTCTTTGGAATGATAAGAAATATCTCAGAGACGGTCATAATGCCGATAGCGGGAATAATCCTTACGTTTGTAGCATGTTATGAGCTGATACAGCTGATAATCAGTTACAACAACCTGGCGAATTTTGAAACATGGTTCATTTTCAAATGGGTGTTTAAGACAGCCATTGCAGTAGAGATAATCTCGCATACTTTTGATTTCACAATGGCGGTATTTGATGTAGCTCAGCATATCATATTAAATGCGGGCGGAGTCATTGCAGCCACAACAGCGGTTGATGCATCAGCACTTGCCTCGATGCAGGCAACCATAGAGGCTATGGATATATGGAGCATTTTTGCACTGTTTTTCCAGGTCTCAATAATCATGATCGTAACGCAGATCCTTTCGAAACTCATATTTGTCATCATCTATGTGAGAATGATCGAGATCTATATGTATGTTTCCCTTGCTCCGATACCACTCGCTACTTTTGCTAACAAGGAACAGAGCTCAGTCTGTATCAATTATGGAAAGAGCCTGTTTGCATTAGGACTTCAGGGATTCCTTATCATGATATGCGTTGGTATCTATGCTGCACTTATACAGACACTTGCATTTTCAAGCGATATCGTAGGTTCCCTTTGGGGAGTTGTAGGATATACACTGCTTCTGGCATTTTCACTGTTTAAGACAAACACAGTAGCCAAGGCAATCCTGCAGTGCACATAA
- a CDS encoding Maff2 family mobile element protein produces MAFFVSAVGALQTIVVALGAGLGVWGIVNLLEGYGNDNPGAKSQGMKQLMAGGGVCLLGTTVVPLLSGLF; encoded by the coding sequence ATGGCATTTTTCGTTTCTGCCGTAGGGGCATTACAGACAATTGTAGTAGCATTAGGCGCAGGCCTTGGTGTATGGGGTATTGTAAACCTTCTTGAGGGATATGGCAATGATAATCCTGGAGCCAAGTCACAGGGAATGAAGCAGCTGATGGCCGGAGGTGGTGTTTGCCTCCTTGGAACAACTGTGGTTCCCCTTCTTTCAGGACTTTTCTGA
- a CDS encoding YARHG domain-containing protein, translated as MKLIDLTCPHCGSLLRIDADRERAFCEHCGAQVIIDHEVQHIKYDGAEQAGYEFEKGRQRAQAEAQYEQPVYTVEEESPKEKPFLPFWIDVFLWIVLFPIMSSIHILKSKKYNTLLKPILILIMWIFYFAILDGIGLSGKNTKTNTNTYNNAVTEKSYISETTDEKEEYPSKSTTKAITEENTQTKSTDSAVEKNMFPTDLPYSFVFYDGTNWQTVIHLRSDGKFRGYYVENGSESNAEYPNGTCCYSFFSGKMSDPATDENKYSMKINELTYDDSFGDKESDGGVRYIYTAAKGIREGLRFELYKQDAKVDSIPGKYQSKWKNLITQVYKDYSGRTDTIGDYVIFSTDEDAMIYFCGMDNIDSQLLYPDVYSRVLTEADVLTIWEKSGGEVNGRNVYQMIINEMYARHGFKFGKQDLADYFTSKFWYWDLKSDGALTDDMSEVASLMSKIESDNVILLKNSIGNSTVDSSEDQFAEGAGAESQSVSESTTSAYGIEYPQAPFDIGRIHVDTFDVLGVEEGSQYLKLSYAITGTGPQINSYKTFYCYDIDGYQLGSFTIWFNISEDSFKIKKDTYIPKNTVRISLE; from the coding sequence ATGAAATTGATAGATTTGACATGTCCACATTGTGGATCACTATTGAGAATCGACGCTGATAGAGAACGTGCATTTTGTGAGCATTGTGGAGCTCAGGTAATAATTGATCATGAAGTGCAACATATTAAGTATGATGGTGCAGAGCAGGCTGGCTATGAATTTGAAAAAGGAAGACAGCGGGCACAGGCAGAAGCCCAATATGAGCAGCCTGTTTATACTGTTGAGGAAGAAAGCCCTAAAGAAAAACCGTTTTTACCGTTTTGGATTGATGTTTTTCTTTGGATAGTTCTATTCCCTATAATGTCATCGATTCATATTTTAAAGAGCAAAAAATATAATACATTACTAAAGCCTATATTGATATTGATAATGTGGATTTTTTACTTCGCTATTTTGGATGGGATTGGCTTATCAGGAAAGAACACAAAAACCAATACTAATACTTATAATAATGCGGTAACAGAAAAAAGCTATATATCTGAAACTACGGATGAAAAAGAGGAGTATCCTTCAAAATCAACTACCAAGGCCATAACAGAAGAGAATACCCAAACTAAAAGTACAGATAGTGCTGTAGAAAAAAATATGTTTCCTACAGATTTACCATACTCATTTGTATTCTATGATGGAACTAACTGGCAAACAGTTATCCATCTTCGATCTGATGGAAAATTCAGGGGGTATTATGTTGAAAATGGATCAGAATCAAATGCAGAGTATCCGAATGGAACCTGTTGCTACTCCTTTTTCAGTGGGAAGATGTCTGACCCGGCAACTGATGAAAACAAATACAGCATGAAGATTAACGAACTGACTTATGATGATTCTTTTGGAGATAAAGAATCAGATGGGGGAGTTAGATACATTTATACTGCAGCAAAAGGGATTCGAGAAGGATTAAGATTCGAATTATATAAGCAGGATGCAAAGGTTGATAGTATCCCTGGAAAATATCAATCAAAATGGAAGAACTTGATAACACAAGTATATAAAGATTACTCAGGACGAACAGATACCATAGGAGATTATGTAATCTTCAGTACAGATGAGGATGCCATGATATATTTTTGTGGCATGGATAATATAGACAGTCAGTTACTGTATCCTGACGTATATTCAAGGGTATTAACAGAAGCGGATGTTTTGACTATATGGGAGAAATCTGGTGGAGAAGTTAATGGGAGAAACGTGTACCAGATGATAATTAATGAAATGTATGCTAGACATGGATTTAAATTTGGGAAACAAGACCTAGCAGATTATTTTACATCCAAATTCTGGTATTGGGATTTGAAATCGGACGGAGCTCTTACAGATGATATGAGTGAAGTGGCTTCCTTAATGAGTAAGATTGAGAGCGATAATGTAATTCTTTTGAAGAATTCTATAGGAAATAGTACAGTAGATTCTTCTGAAGACCAGTTTGCTGAGGGAGCTGGGGCTGAGTCTCAATCAGTCTCTGAATCAACAACATCTGCGTATGGAATTGAGTATCCTCAAGCACCGTTTGATATCGGCAGAATTCACGTAGATACATTTGATGTTTTAGGCGTTGAAGAAGGGAGCCAGTATCTAAAACTTAGTTATGCCATTACAGGTACAGGCCCGCAAATCAATAGTTATAAAACATTCTACTGTTATGATATAGATGGATATCAGCTGGGATCATTTACGATTTGGTTTAACATTAGTGAAGACAGTTTCAAAATTAAGAAGGATACTTACATTCCTAAAAACACGGTAAGAATTTCGCTGGAGTAA
- a CDS encoding VirB4-like conjugal transfer ATPase, CD1110 family, whose protein sequence is MPEGLSKSEQAQVREIIKNAKKDDGTPRTAQQTLPFDRVFPDGIIRVGMDYYTKTIQFQDINYQLAQQEDKTEIFEEWCGFLNFFDSSVHFELSFMNFATEVGDFEKKIAIVHQNDPFNDVRDEYSGILLRNMQAGNNGLTKVKYITFGIHADSMRSAKPRLIHIEMDILNNFKRLGVLAETLNGEQRLALMHKQLHMGDNAKFHFDWRYLAKSGLSVKDFIAPSSFEFPNGRYFKMGDTWCSMSFLSIDASDVSDRMLADFLGMESSQIVTMHLHSVDQNEAIKTVKHTITELDRSKIEEQKKAVRAGYDMEIIPSDLATYGKDAKALLKELQSQNERMFLLTFLIMNTGKTKEELDNNIFQASSIAQKHSCNLVRLDFQQEQGLVSTLPLAYNEVDIQRGMTTSSTAIFVPFTTQELFQDHRGALYYGLNALSNNLIMVDRKKLKNPNGLILGTPGAGKSFAAKREIVNSFLVTDDDIIISDPENEYRAMVEYLGGQVVKISPTSDQYINPMDINMNYSEDDNPVMLKVDFILSLCELIMGAKDGLQPTEKTVIDRCVRQVYRKYLEDPIPENIPILEDLYNLLLKQDEPEAKYVATALEIYVTGSLNVFNHRTNVELRNRLVCFDIKDLGKQLKKIGMLIIEDQVWCRVSENREAGKSTRYYMDEMHLLLREEQTAAYTVEIWKRFRKWGGMPTGITQNVKDLLASREVENIFENSDFILMLNQAVGDRAILAKQLNISPHQLSYVTHSGEGEGLIFYGNVILPFIDRFPKETKLYEVINTKFSETSAQKEQNKTTA, encoded by the coding sequence ATGCCTGAAGGCTTATCAAAGAGTGAGCAGGCACAGGTAAGAGAAATAATAAAAAATGCGAAGAAGGATGATGGGACTCCGAGGACTGCACAGCAGACGCTCCCCTTTGACCGCGTATTTCCGGATGGAATAATCAGAGTGGGAATGGACTATTACACAAAGACCATCCAGTTCCAGGATATCAATTATCAGCTTGCACAGCAGGAGGATAAGACCGAGATATTTGAGGAGTGGTGTGGATTCCTAAACTTCTTTGACAGTTCGGTTCATTTTGAACTTTCATTCATGAACTTCGCAACTGAAGTGGGAGACTTTGAGAAAAAGATTGCGATAGTCCATCAGAATGATCCCTTCAATGATGTAAGGGATGAGTACTCAGGAATCCTGCTCCGTAACATGCAGGCAGGTAATAACGGACTTACAAAAGTAAAGTACATCACTTTTGGTATCCACGCGGATTCCATGAGGTCTGCAAAGCCAAGACTAATCCATATAGAAATGGATATCCTGAACAACTTCAAGAGACTTGGTGTGTTAGCTGAAACTCTTAATGGAGAGCAGAGACTTGCTCTCATGCATAAGCAACTTCATATGGGAGATAATGCGAAATTCCATTTTGATTGGAGATACCTTGCAAAGAGTGGTCTTTCTGTAAAAGACTTTATTGCACCAAGCTCCTTTGAATTTCCTAATGGAAGGTATTTTAAGATGGGAGATACCTGGTGTTCCATGAGCTTTTTATCAATCGATGCATCAGATGTCAGCGACAGGATGCTGGCTGATTTTCTAGGGATGGAATCAAGTCAGATAGTCACCATGCATCTGCACTCTGTTGATCAGAATGAGGCGATAAAAACTGTAAAGCATACTATCACCGAGCTCGACAGAAGTAAGATAGAAGAACAGAAAAAGGCTGTAAGAGCCGGGTATGATATGGAGATTATTCCCTCAGACCTTGCTACTTACGGAAAGGACGCAAAGGCCCTCCTTAAGGAATTGCAGTCACAGAATGAGAGAATGTTTCTTCTGACATTTCTTATCATGAACACAGGAAAGACCAAGGAAGAGCTTGATAACAATATCTTCCAGGCATCATCCATTGCACAGAAGCACAGCTGCAATCTGGTACGCCTTGATTTCCAGCAGGAGCAGGGACTTGTAAGTACTTTGCCTCTTGCCTACAACGAGGTTGATATTCAGCGTGGCATGACAACTTCAAGTACAGCGATCTTTGTTCCTTTTACTACACAGGAACTGTTTCAGGATCATAGGGGCGCTTTGTATTATGGGCTTAATGCTCTTTCAAACAACCTTATCATGGTGGACAGAAAGAAGCTTAAGAACCCTAATGGCCTCATCCTTGGTACTCCCGGTGCAGGTAAATCCTTCGCAGCTAAGAGGGAGATTGTAAATTCATTCCTTGTTACGGATGATGATATCATCATATCAGATCCGGAAAATGAGTACAGAGCGATGGTGGAGTATCTTGGCGGTCAGGTGGTAAAGATAAGTCCCACATCAGACCAGTACATCAATCCCATGGACATTAACATGAACTACTCGGAGGATGATAACCCTGTGATGCTTAAGGTGGATTTCATCCTTTCCCTGTGTGAACTTATCATGGGAGCAAAGGATGGTCTGCAGCCCACGGAAAAGACTGTTATAGACAGATGTGTCCGTCAGGTCTACAGAAAGTATCTTGAGGATCCGATACCAGAGAATATTCCGATACTGGAAGATCTTTACAACCTGCTCCTTAAGCAGGATGAGCCAGAGGCTAAATACGTTGCAACTGCACTTGAAATTTATGTAACAGGATCACTTAATGTCTTTAACCACAGGACAAACGTGGAACTGCGCAACCGTCTTGTCTGCTTTGACATAAAGGATCTTGGCAAACAGCTTAAGAAGATAGGTATGCTCATCATTGAGGACCAGGTATGGTGCAGGGTTTCAGAGAACAGAGAAGCCGGAAAGTCCACCCGTTACTACATGGATGAGATGCATCTGCTCCTTCGTGAAGAGCAGACAGCAGCTTATACAGTTGAGATCTGGAAGCGCTTTAGAAAGTGGGGAGGTATGCCGACAGGTATAACCCAGAACGTCAAAGACCTGCTTGCATCAAGGGAAGTAGAAAATATATTTGAAAACTCTGACTTCATTTTAATGCTCAATCAGGCCGTAGGGGACAGGGCAATCCTTGCAAAACAGCTTAACATAAGTCCACACCAGCTTTCGTATGTGACACATTCGGGAGAAGGTGAAGGGCTTATTTTTTATGGAAATGTAATACTGCCGTTCATTGACAGATTCCCTAAAGAGACCAAGCTGTATGAGGTTATCAATACCAAGTTCTCGGAGACTTCGGCGCAGAAAGAACAGAATAAAACCACCGCATAA